From a region of the Methylomonas rapida genome:
- the plsY gene encoding glycerol-3-phosphate 1-O-acyltransferase PlsY translates to MMEWLLVPLAYLTGSVSSAIIVCRMMGLADPRENGSGNPGATNVMRIGGKKAAAITLAGDALKGLLPVLLAHAMGVNSLVLSAVVFAAFLGHLYPIFFEFKGGKGVATSFGVMLGVHALLGLAVAGTWFVVYKIGKISSLSALVAATLAPLYVWLIVGDVNLLLTFVSISLILLWRHKGNIQRLLAGQES, encoded by the coding sequence ATGATGGAGTGGTTGCTCGTGCCTTTGGCGTATTTAACGGGATCGGTGTCCAGCGCGATTATCGTCTGCCGGATGATGGGCTTGGCCGATCCTAGGGAAAATGGTTCGGGCAATCCTGGTGCGACCAATGTCATGCGTATCGGCGGTAAAAAGGCGGCGGCGATTACCTTGGCCGGCGACGCATTGAAAGGTCTGTTGCCGGTGCTGTTGGCGCATGCCATGGGCGTCAACAGTCTGGTGTTGTCAGCGGTCGTGTTTGCGGCGTTTTTGGGGCATTTGTATCCGATCTTTTTTGAATTCAAAGGCGGTAAGGGCGTGGCGACTTCGTTCGGTGTCATGCTGGGGGTGCATGCGTTGCTGGGCCTGGCGGTCGCTGGAACCTGGTTCGTGGTTTACAAAATCGGCAAGATTTCGTCGCTATCTGCGCTCGTGGCGGCGACATTGGCGCCGTTGTACGTCTGGTTGATCGTGGGTGATGTGAATTTGTTGCTGACTTTCGTATCGATATCGCTGATTTTATTGTGGCGGCATAAGGGCAATATCCAGCGTTTGCTGGCGGGTCAGGAATCCTGA
- the tsaD gene encoding tRNA (adenosine(37)-N6)-threonylcarbamoyltransferase complex transferase subunit TsaD translates to MYVLGIETSCDETAVAIYHADKGLISHTLHSQVQTHNEYGGVVPELASRDHVRKLIPLVKQALRDSELTAPNINGIAYTAGPGLMGALLVGAATARSLAWAWQVPAVAVHHMEGHLLAPMLEDNPPHFPFVALLISGGHTLLIEVTGIGQYRLLGESLDDAAGEAFDKTAKLLGLDYPGGPALSKLATRGKARFHFPRPMTDRPGLDFSFSGLKTFTLNTFQNSDQTEQDKADIAFAFQQAMAETLAFKCKRALQQTGLKTLIVAGGVSANHEIRRQLQQICEKEGAGIYFPRPEFCTDNGAMIAYAGCQRLQAGQSQGLDIFARPRWPMNELLGLNQDS, encoded by the coding sequence ATGTACGTTTTAGGCATAGAAACCTCATGCGACGAAACCGCGGTCGCCATTTACCATGCCGATAAAGGCCTGATCTCCCACACCCTGCATAGCCAAGTCCAGACTCATAACGAATACGGCGGTGTAGTCCCAGAACTGGCCTCGCGCGACCATGTCCGCAAACTCATTCCACTAGTCAAACAAGCTTTGCGCGACAGCGAACTGACAGCCCCCAACATCAATGGCATCGCCTATACCGCGGGCCCGGGGCTGATGGGCGCATTATTGGTCGGCGCCGCCACCGCGCGTAGTCTGGCGTGGGCCTGGCAAGTCCCGGCCGTTGCCGTGCACCACATGGAAGGCCATTTACTAGCCCCCATGCTGGAAGACAATCCACCACACTTCCCGTTTGTGGCGCTATTAATCTCGGGCGGACACACATTATTGATCGAAGTCACAGGCATAGGCCAATACCGACTACTGGGTGAATCGCTGGACGACGCGGCCGGCGAAGCCTTCGACAAGACCGCAAAATTGCTTGGACTCGATTATCCCGGCGGCCCCGCGCTGTCAAAATTGGCCACACGAGGCAAGGCGCGCTTTCACTTTCCACGCCCGATGACGGACAGACCCGGACTCGATTTTAGTTTTAGCGGCCTGAAGACGTTCACGCTCAACACGTTCCAAAACAGCGATCAAACCGAACAAGACAAAGCCGACATTGCCTTCGCCTTTCAACAAGCCATGGCCGAAACGCTCGCCTTCAAATGCAAGCGCGCATTACAGCAAACCGGCTTAAAAACGCTGATAGTCGCCGGAGGCGTCAGTGCGAATCATGAAATCCGCCGACAATTGCAGCAAATCTGCGAAAAGGAAGGCGCCGGGATTTATTTCCCTCGCCCGGAGTTTTGCACCGACAACGGCGCCATGATCGCCTATGCCGGCTGCCAGCGCCTACAGGCAGGCCAATCACAAGGCCTGGATATTTTCGCCCGCCCGCGCTGGCCGATGAACGAACTGCTAGGCCTGAATCAGGATTCCTGA
- the dnaG gene encoding DNA primase yields the protein MSGRIPRQFIDDLLVRVDIVDLIDSHVPLKKTGSNFVARCPFHTEKTPSFSVSRGKQMYHCFGCGASGNAISFLMDYSHLGFVEAVEDLAAFVGVDVPREIGGDFSASDKEDFTRLYAVLEDVAAFYVDQLRTGDGRIAVDYLKARGVSGEVARDFGLGYAPQAWDVLLGRFERDALIDAGMLVVREDGKVYDRFRGRLMFPIRDKRKRVIGFGGRVLDDSLPKYLNSPETAIFSKGKELYGLCELLQKKSRPERILIVEGYMDVIALAQYGVANVVATLGTATSKTQIDMLFRYASELVFCFDGDNAGRQAAWKAVDAALSCLRDGRQIKIMLLPQGHDPDSLIRDEGKAGFEQRIEQAQVLSDYFFDFLAGPLNLSSIEGRSQLMTAARPQVEKIPPGYFKDMMWRRLRELAGSRVVELPEKPSTLNRQFQGKVGKAKTQRPSLGRRVLALLIQRPELAQVLAQRHLSLEGLKFAGQELLEDVLRRIALEKPENGAILLEAYRGSSYEKTVNALAGVELDIPEGGEEAEFFGAVIQLLKQSRQEKLTELLAKEGREGLNAEEKQVLRALLRERL from the coding sequence ATGTCCGGCAGGATCCCCCGGCAATTCATAGATGATCTATTGGTGCGGGTCGATATCGTCGATCTGATCGATTCGCACGTTCCTCTGAAAAAAACTGGCAGCAATTTTGTTGCCCGTTGTCCGTTTCATACCGAAAAAACGCCGAGTTTCTCAGTTAGTCGTGGCAAGCAGATGTATCACTGTTTTGGCTGCGGCGCGAGTGGGAATGCCATAAGCTTTCTGATGGATTACAGTCATTTGGGTTTTGTCGAGGCTGTCGAGGATTTGGCGGCATTCGTCGGTGTCGATGTGCCTCGCGAGATAGGGGGTGATTTTTCGGCGTCTGATAAGGAGGATTTTACCCGGCTCTATGCGGTGCTGGAGGATGTTGCTGCTTTTTATGTGGATCAGTTACGCACTGGCGATGGCAGGATTGCAGTCGATTATTTGAAAGCGCGTGGTGTCAGCGGCGAGGTGGCTCGCGATTTTGGCTTGGGGTATGCGCCGCAGGCTTGGGATGTGCTGTTGGGTCGCTTCGAACGCGACGCGTTGATTGATGCGGGCATGCTGGTTGTTAGGGAGGATGGCAAGGTCTACGACCGGTTCCGTGGTCGCTTGATGTTTCCGATACGGGATAAGCGCAAGCGCGTGATCGGTTTTGGTGGTCGGGTACTGGATGACTCGTTGCCCAAATATCTCAATTCTCCCGAGACGGCGATATTTTCCAAGGGCAAGGAGCTCTACGGTCTTTGCGAGTTGCTGCAAAAAAAGTCACGGCCTGAGCGCATTTTGATCGTCGAGGGTTATATGGATGTGATTGCGCTGGCGCAGTATGGTGTAGCAAACGTCGTGGCGACGCTGGGTACGGCAACCTCCAAAACCCAAATCGATATGCTGTTTCGCTATGCCTCGGAGCTGGTGTTTTGCTTTGATGGCGATAATGCGGGGCGGCAGGCGGCGTGGAAGGCGGTGGATGCCGCGCTGTCCTGTTTGCGGGATGGCCGGCAAATCAAGATCATGCTGTTGCCGCAAGGTCATGATCCGGATTCATTGATTCGCGACGAGGGAAAGGCTGGGTTTGAGCAGCGTATCGAGCAGGCTCAAGTATTGTCCGATTATTTTTTTGATTTTTTGGCGGGGCCATTGAATTTGTCCAGTATCGAGGGGCGGTCGCAGTTGATGACCGCAGCCAGGCCGCAAGTGGAAAAAATTCCGCCTGGCTATTTCAAGGACATGATGTGGCGACGACTGAGGGAGCTGGCGGGGTCTCGAGTTGTGGAGCTTCCTGAAAAACCGTCTACACTTAATCGGCAGTTTCAGGGGAAAGTCGGCAAAGCGAAAACGCAGCGGCCAAGCCTGGGACGCAGAGTGCTGGCTTTGTTGATACAGCGGCCTGAATTGGCGCAGGTACTTGCGCAGCGGCATTTGAGTCTGGAGGGGTTGAAGTTTGCGGGCCAGGAGTTGCTTGAAGACGTTTTGCGCAGAATAGCCCTTGAAAAACCGGAAAATGGCGCAATCTTGTTGGAGGCTTATCGTGGGTCATCTTATGAGAAAACGGTCAACGCCTTGGCTGGGGTGGAGCTTGATATTCCGGAGGGAGGGGAAGAGGCCGAGTTTTTCGGGGCTGTGATTCAATTGTTGAAACAGTCCAGACAAGAAAAATTAACCGAATTGCTGGCCAAGGAAGGTCGAGAGGGTTTGAATGCCGAAGAAAAACAAGTGTTGCGGGCGTTGCTTAGAGAACGCTTATAG
- a CDS encoding GatB/YqeY domain-containing protein has translation MDALKERIKEDMKTSMKSGDKARLGVIRMILAAIKQVEIDERVELDDARVIVVLDKMLKQRRESIKQYRDANRIDLAEVEEAEILVIQDFLPQALNEAEIDDMVAKAIAETGAESVKDMGKVMAILKPQMQGRADMALVSARIKAGFPA, from the coding sequence ATGGATGCATTAAAGGAGCGTATCAAGGAGGATATGAAGACCTCGATGAAGAGTGGCGATAAAGCCAGATTGGGCGTGATACGCATGATCCTGGCTGCCATCAAGCAGGTCGAGATCGATGAGCGCGTCGAGCTGGATGATGCCAGAGTCATCGTGGTGCTCGACAAGATGTTGAAGCAGCGGCGCGAGTCGATCAAGCAGTATCGCGATGCCAATCGCATCGATTTGGCGGAAGTCGAAGAGGCGGAAATTTTGGTGATTCAAGATTTCTTGCCGCAGGCTTTGAACGAGGCCGAAATCGATGACATGGTGGCGAAAGCGATTGCCGAGACCGGTGCCGAATCCGTCAAGGATATGGGCAAGGTGATGGCCATTCTGAAGCCGCAAATGCAAGGTCGCGCCGACATGGCGCTGGTCAGCGCAAGAATCAAGGCTGGTTTTCCAGCATAA
- a CDS encoding pteridine reductase, which translates to MPKVALITGAARRIGAACARLLHQEGYDVLLHYHTSQAPAQSLVNELNVLRPHSAHLQQADLLDLSQVAALAEWGLAISGGVDVLVNNASLFYGGKVGEVTEQDWNALLGSNLKAPFFLSQALVPSLARRKGCIVNIVDIHAEKGLLGFPVYSIAKAGLVAMTKCLAKELAPDVRVNAVAPGAILWPEHELNEARQQEILQKVALRRCGEVDDIAKAMRFLVNEADYITGHVLTVDGGRTLFS; encoded by the coding sequence ATGCCAAAAGTCGCGCTGATTACCGGAGCTGCTCGGCGCATCGGCGCGGCTTGTGCGCGCTTGTTGCACCAAGAGGGCTATGATGTTCTGCTGCATTATCATACGTCACAGGCGCCGGCGCAGTCGTTGGTGAACGAATTGAACGTCTTGCGCCCCCATTCGGCGCATTTGCAGCAAGCCGATTTGTTGGATTTGAGTCAAGTGGCTGCATTGGCAGAATGGGGCTTGGCAATCAGCGGGGGGGTCGATGTATTGGTCAACAATGCTTCGCTATTTTATGGCGGAAAAGTCGGCGAGGTGACGGAGCAGGATTGGAATGCACTATTGGGTAGTAATCTAAAAGCGCCTTTTTTCCTGTCTCAGGCCCTGGTGCCGTCGCTGGCGCGGCGAAAGGGTTGTATCGTCAATATCGTCGATATTCATGCGGAAAAAGGTTTGTTGGGCTTTCCTGTGTACAGTATTGCCAAGGCGGGGCTGGTTGCGATGACCAAATGTCTGGCAAAAGAGCTGGCGCCTGACGTGCGCGTCAATGCCGTGGCGCCGGGGGCTATTCTATGGCCCGAGCATGAGCTGAACGAGGCTCGGCAACAAGAGATTCTGCAAAAAGTTGCTTTACGCCGTTGCGGCGAGGTCGATGATATTGCAAAGGCCATGCGCTTTTTGGTCAATGAAGCCGATTACATTACAGGTCACGTTCTGACGGTTGATGGTGGCAGAACGCTATTCTCTTGA
- the folB gene encoding dihydroneopterin aldolase has translation MDIIFLGGLEIETVIGIYDWERKIKQKIFLDIEMAFDIKKAAETDDITFTLDYKTVSDRIVSFVEASEFYLVETLIEEIANILLKEFPIPWVKIILNKKGAISRARDVGIIIERGRK, from the coding sequence ATGGACATCATCTTTTTAGGCGGACTCGAAATCGAAACCGTGATTGGTATTTACGATTGGGAACGCAAGATCAAACAAAAAATCTTCCTGGATATCGAAATGGCTTTTGACATCAAGAAAGCCGCCGAGACCGACGACATTACCTTTACCCTTGATTACAAAACCGTTTCCGACCGCATCGTTTCGTTTGTCGAAGCCAGTGAGTTCTATTTAGTTGAGACTCTGATAGAAGAAATCGCCAACATCCTGCTCAAGGAATTCCCGATTCCCTGGGTAAAAATCATTCTGAACAAGAAAGGCGCCATCAGCCGCGCGCGCGACGTCGGCATCATCATCGAACGCGGACGAAAATAG
- a CDS encoding DUF2782 domain-containing protein — MLRFLIFSLLLLPPLVTWAQSGPGDGVSDEPPAVPEPPELPQRVQSGEEMEPDITIIRKGKDTVQEYRRNGKLYMIKVVPQVGPPYYLLDTNGDERMDVKKNDLDKHSNINLWTLFEWD, encoded by the coding sequence ATGTTGCGTTTTTTGATTTTTAGTCTGCTGTTGCTGCCTCCGCTGGTTACATGGGCTCAATCTGGCCCAGGGGATGGCGTGTCGGATGAGCCGCCGGCGGTCCCCGAACCGCCGGAATTGCCGCAGCGCGTTCAATCCGGGGAAGAAATGGAGCCCGATATTACGATCATCCGCAAGGGTAAGGATACCGTTCAGGAATATCGTAGAAATGGCAAGCTTTATATGATCAAGGTGGTGCCGCAAGTAGGACCGCCTTACTATCTACTCGATACCAACGGTGATGAGCGCATGGATGTCAAGAAAAATGATCTGGATAAGCACAGCAACATCAATCTATGGACCTTGTTTGAGTGGGATTGA
- the folK gene encoding 2-amino-4-hydroxy-6-hydroxymethyldihydropteridine diphosphokinase, giving the protein MPIGYISIGSNIDKEVNIPSSLTALAHAFGTLTISSIYETEAVGFVGDSFYNLIVRFESNLTAKEVAKILRQIELDHGRTRESQKFSARTLDLDLILYGDQIISDGRLQIPRDEIERYAFVLEPLAEIAPQEKHPISRKTYQELWQAFDKTGLKRTKINQHDSRE; this is encoded by the coding sequence ATGCCCATAGGATATATCAGCATCGGCAGCAACATCGACAAGGAAGTCAACATTCCATCCAGCCTGACAGCCCTGGCGCATGCGTTCGGCACGCTAACAATATCCAGCATTTATGAAACCGAAGCCGTGGGTTTTGTCGGCGACAGTTTTTATAATTTGATCGTGCGGTTTGAATCCAATCTCACTGCCAAAGAAGTCGCCAAGATATTACGGCAAATCGAGCTAGACCATGGCCGCACCCGCGAATCGCAGAAATTTTCCGCGCGCACCCTGGATTTAGACTTGATTTTATATGGCGATCAGATCATCAGCGACGGGCGCTTACAAATTCCACGCGACGAAATCGAGCGCTACGCGTTTGTGCTGGAACCGCTAGCCGAAATCGCCCCACAAGAAAAACACCCGATCAGCAGGAAAACCTACCAAGAACTCTGGCAGGCATTCGACAAAACCGGCTTGAAACGGACGAAAATAAACCAACACGATTCAAGAGAATAG
- the rpsU gene encoding 30S ribosomal protein S21 yields MPSVKVKENEHFDIAIRRFKRACEKAGVLAEVRRREFYEKPTTERKRKGAAAVKRHLKKLARERYALKNLRRGRPQA; encoded by the coding sequence ATGCCATCAGTTAAAGTTAAAGAAAACGAACATTTTGATATTGCTATTCGCCGTTTCAAACGTGCTTGTGAAAAGGCCGGTGTATTGGCTGAAGTGCGCCGCCGTGAGTTTTATGAAAAACCGACCACCGAGCGTAAACGCAAAGGTGCAGCGGCCGTCAAACGTCATTTGAAAAAATTGGCGCGCGAGCGTTATGCATTGAAAAACCTGCGCCGCGGTCGTCCGCAAGCCTAA